TCCTGACAGACTCCTGAGATGAACAGGACTCATGTGTTGCTGTGTCTAATTGAATGAGTTGTTTCCTGACAGAGATGAACAGGATCAGGATCCACGTCTTGCCGTCGAGCCGGGGGCGAGTGGCCCCTCCTGCCCGGCCCCAGGAGACCCAGGCCTGCTCCTTCTCCCAGAGGCCCTGCTCCCAGCCCCGCTTGGAGGGCCTGGAGTTCTGCATCAAGCACGTGCTGGAGGACaagagcgccccctacaggcagTGCAGCTACGTCTCCAACAAGAATGGCAAGCGCTGCCCCAGCGCTGCGCCCAAGCCTGAGAAAAAAGATGGGTGAGCacgcacatgcgcgcacacacacacacacacatatgcgcacacacacacacacacacatgcgcgcacacacacacacacacacacacacacacacacacacacacacacacacacaggtgcacatatgcgctcacatgcgcacatacacacgtgtgcgcacacacttGTACGCACTCACAGGCCTGTATTATCGTCTCAGCCCCCTACATATGGCTTAACGTTGTAGTTCTGTAGTCCTGCAGTTGGTCTGCGGCAGTGGTCTGAAAGtgtcatggagggctgtgtgtatgctACATTTTATTCCAGCATCCGATCTTGCTTATATCATTCAAATATGTTCTGAATttgggctgtaggtttgcacgTAATGTATataagtgaaatgtgttatttttgttgtcTAACTTCTATTGCCTCGAttttgtgctttaatgcagttaaatgcaaatggCTGAATGGGTAATTGTAGTAATTAAGGcaacatgaattggcatggaACCCTCAACGAGTTTGAGACCTCTGGTCTACAGCATGCAGACCTGAACGCAATCTTCTCTGGGCCGTGTAGTTACTGTTGTTATCGTGGTTTGTCTGCAATATTAGAAGGGGCTGTTTCCAAGGGGAGGTATTTTTGGATAAAAGGATCTACCAGGTAATGAAATGTCCTTGGACTACAACTCCCAACAGCCACGCGCTCCACAGCCTTCTTCCAGCTGAGTGCAGCTCGGACTTCTGTCTGCGTGTTCACCCGAGCACCTGGAACCATGTTTCCCTCTAGgcttttcagcacacttgtccctggttatgtttggcacattgctctggataagagcacctaCCAAATGTCTAATAACATAACAtctaataacatttttaaatcctAAGTGTACgtactgcctagtttgcctaaaaactAAATggtatctaacaccgtatcaagcctggtcttgaaaacacCCTgtctttctgcctccactacatataCTGGCAattcgctgtgtgaaaaaatacttctgtacGCAATTTCtcctttgtgtttgtgctgagtGACCTGGCCCTGAAGGAGTAAGTCAGTAATGTGGCGGGTGGAAGTGCTGGGACTGACCGCGGGGTTTGGGGTTTTCGGGGTGTCCCAGGGTGACGTTCTGCACCGAGCACGCCCGCCGGAACGCCCTGTCCTTCCAGGCCCAGATGAGGAAGGTGTCGTCCGGCCCCTCCCCGGAGGTCCTCCTGTCCCAGCTGAGCGGGGCCCCCGGCTCGGACGGGGGCCGCAGCGAGGCCAGCCGGATGCTGGGTGAGCAAGGGGGCCactgagccctggggggggagggggggccactGAGcccactgagccctggggggggagggggggccactgagccctggggggggagggggggccactgagccctggggggggagggtgcgCTCCCCAAGATGGGAGAGGTGATTCTGCAATACACAATATAAAGTTTGATTGTGGCTGACGCGGTCTGTGTGAACGGTTTGTTCAGACGAGGACAGTTGGAgtgaggaggagcaggactCGGTGTTGCTGGACCAGACCTGGAAGGGGGACCCCGACAGCGAGGCCGACAGCATCGACAGCGACCACGAGGACCCCCTAAAGTAAGGCCCTTCCACTGCATTCAGAATCATCCGCTCCTCAATGCGTTCACACACAAACCAGATCAATTCAATTCACTTAGTTTTGAGACGTGTCACATTGTCCTCACTCTATAaacatagtgtgtgtatgtggtgtttaCGTTTTAACCAATCAGTGATGCCGCAATTTAGTGAAGGTGGAGTGAATGTCATTCCTCCACCCCccatggttatgtgtgtgtgtgtgtgtgtgtgtgtgtgtgtgtgttgcgcaCACGCAGGAATGGTGTGTTGCAGACacgcaggagtgtgtgtgactcttgGTGTGTGTTGCAGACACGCAGGAGTGTACACAGCGGAGGAAGTGGCCCTGATCACACGAGAGAAGCTGATCCGTCTCCAGTCGCTCTACATCGACCAGTTCAAGCGCCTACAGCACCTGCTGAAGGAGAAGAAACGCCGCTATCTACACAGCCGTAAAGTGGAGCACGACACCATCGGTGAGTTCAgttagagctgtgtgtgtgtgtgtgtgtgtgtgtgtgtgttacagggagtACTGGAGggcgtgtgttacagtgtgtgtgtgtgtgttacagggagtACTGGAGggcgtgtgttacagtgtgtgtgtgtgtgtgtgtgtgttacagggagcAGTGGAGggcgtgtgttacagtgtgtgtgtgtgtgttacagggagcACTGGAGggcgtgtgttagtgtgtgtgtgttacagggagcAGTGGAGggcgtgtgttacagtgtgtgtgtgtgttacagggagcAGCCTGCTCACAGGGCCGGAGGGCGTGTCCATGAAGGAGCGGGAGAACCTGCGGAAGCTGAAGGCCCTGCGCCGTTACCGCAGGCGATACGGCGTGGAGGCGCTCCTGCACCGCCAACTCCGCCAACGCCGGCTAGCCACTACCGAGGGAGCCACTCTGCAGGTGCCCTTACCACTGTGCACACATGCTGCCGCCCTCTAGTGGcaccacactgtcactgctctgcctgccctctagtggcaccACACTGTCACTGCGCTGCCCGCCCTCTAGTGGcaccacactgtcactgctctgcctgccctctagtggcaccACACTGTCACTGCGCTGCTCGCCCTCTAGTGGCACCACACTGTCACTGCGCTgcctgccctctagtggcaccacactgtcactgctctgcccgccctctagtggcaccacactgtcactgctctgcccgccctctagtggcaccacactgtcactgctctgcccgccctctagtggcaccacactgtcactgctctgcccgccctctagtggcaccacactgtcactgctctgcccgccctctagtggcaccacactgtcactgctctgcctgccctctagtggcaccacactgtcactgctcactgctcacCCTTACCCTCTACTCAAGGGATGTTGACGTGCAGGGATAAAGAGCCCTGCCTTATGTTGGCTGCTGTATTGTCTCCCTTGAGGATCTAGCTTACATTTTCCGTATAACGTAACCACTGAGAAAGCCAGCTGATTAATTTGGTCTCCGCCCAGAGAAAACTCCCCCGAGCTCTACGGGAGTGTCCTGGAGAAGCCGCCATTTCCAAGGAGTTGATTGGCCAAAGGGCCAAGCTGACCGCCTGAGCATAACCTGCCCTGGACCTGGTCAGCCCTGCGGCTTACGTTGCCCTGGCCATATACCCAGAGTTAAAGTAACTCCGCTTTTTAGTACGGGAGACCCAGGGCTCGAGCTCAAGTTGCCTCAGTATCTCACTTGGTAGTACACCGCCCAGGTCTCTTTAGGTTCAGCTTAAATGGTCACGTTTACTTCACATCTAAATACATTGGTGTATTAATATGTCAGCACCTtggttattaatattattgtattGTCTTTAATGTTGATGAAGGGGGGAGTATTGACCGTCtgatttggtgtgtgtgtgtgtgtgtgtgtgtgtctgtgtgtgtgtctgtgtgtgtgtctgtgtgtgtgtctgtgtgtgtgtctgtgtgtgtgtgtctgtctgtgttctcCAGGCCCACTCCGCACGCTCCAGTCAGAAGTGCATCTCCTTCGTGGAAGGGCTTCGCTGCTCCAATCAGAGCCTCCCAATGACCCGGCACTGCGTCTCCCGTATCCTACAGCCCTCACTGTCTGAATTACACACTGCGTCTCCCGTATCCTACAGCCCTCACTGTCTGAATTACACACTGCGTCTCCCGTATCCTACAGCCCTCACTGTCTGAATTACGCACTGCGTCTCCCGTATCCTACAGCCCACACTGAATTACACACTGTGTCTCCCGTATCCTACAGCCCTCACTGTCTGAATTACGCACTGCGTCTCCCGTATCCTACAGCCCACACTGAATTACACACTGCGTCTCCCGTATCCTACAGCCCACACTGAATTACACACTGTGTCTCCCGTATCCTACAGCCCACACTGAATTACACACTGCGTCTCCCGTATCCTACAGCCCACACTGAATTACACACTGCGTCTCCCGTATCCTACAGCCCGCACTGTCTGAATTACGCACTGCGTCTCCCGTATCCTACAGCCCTCACTGTCTGAATTACGCACTGCGTCTCCCGTATCCTACAGCCCACACTGAATTACACACTGCGTCTCCCGTATCCTACAGCCCACACTGAATTACACACTGCGTCTCCCGTATCCTACAGCCCACACTGTCTGAATTACACACTGCGTCTCCCGTATCCTACAGCCCACACTGAATTACACACTGCGTCTCCCGTATCCTACAGCCCACACTGAATTACACACTGCGTCTCCCGTATCCTACAGCCCACACTGAATTACACACTGTGTCTCCCGTATCCTACAGCCCTCACTGTCTGAATTACACACTGCGTCTCCCGTATCCTACAGCCCACACTGAATTACACACTGTGTCTCCCGTATCCTACAGCCCTCACTGTCTGAATTACACACTGCGTCTCCCGTATCCTACAGCCCACACTGAATTACACACTGTGTCTCCCGTATCCTACAGCCCACACTGAATTACACACTGTGTCTCCCGTATCCTACAGCCCACACTGTCTGAATTACACACTGTGTCTCCCGTATCCTACAGCCCACACTGTCTGAATTACACACTGCGTCTCCTGTATCCTACAGCCCACACTGAATTACGCACTGCACGGATTCCCAAGGGATTTTGGCTTTTGTTAGGGAAGTTGACAATTCAGGAGGGTTTTAATATGGGCTCAAAAGAATagtatagcagccattttgattggttgaaaatgtcAACCAAAAAGGTCTTGGGACTGATAGGGTTCTTTTACTCTAAGACGCTCTTATCTgcctcctctcctttctccgTTTCACCCCTTCATATGCTTCACCCCGTAGCCCTGTATGGAGTCTGGCAGCTTGCAGTAGCTGTTGGTTTtaaacagaggcagaaatgAAGACCTTCCCATGGTCTGTTGGTTCTCCCCCGCATCCTCCCAAGGGGATACCCAATTCAGTTGGAAGGGACAgctgcttaaaaaaacaaaatggaaccctgtttcctttcatcctgagTTTCCCTCCTTTTTCCCTGATTTGCGCCGCCACCCTACCTCACCTGTCCTCTCTGGGCTTCTGCCGCCCCCTGAAAAGCGGCCCCCTCTTCATTTCATGGctgtctcccccctcctctcaccgCTGAAGCTAGCGTGCGGCTTGTATTTCTCTTGATCGGTCGACGACGCGCAACGGCAATCTGGCAAGACGCTTGAAACGTTTTCAGTGGCCACACGGGTGTTGTCTAATGGGGAGAGCTGGCGGAATTGCTGCAAGTGGACAAGAGCGTGAACATGGTATTGCAGTATAAACATTGTAaaagcataaataaaaataagggcCATTTGGCACCTTCATAAGACCTGTGACTAATAATATAGTGTGTCGCCGTTACAGTCGAGACTCTTTATTCTCCAGTGTTCTAGGTGTGGGAGGATTTTCTCTGAACAATTACAAGTAAACTTGTCTTTTGGTTTGCTCATTCTCATGTTTTAATGGCAGGTGTAAATTTAAATCGCATCTCAATACAGTTTGGATGGAAACGCGTATTAATGCCAGGTGGAATCGTGTATCGATACAGTCTGGATAGAGACGCGTGTGAATGTAAAAAGACGCCGTGTTGTCAGTTTAAAAAGGTGCCAAATGCTGGTCCACAACAGCCCCCCACAGCATCGTCATGGTGTCCGTTGACCTAAGAGAGAGGCCCTCCCGGATTGGCTGGGGCTGGTTTCCTTAGCGACGGCCTGCTGCAGACATCTATCAGGACAGCGGGCAGGTGCTGTTTAAGATGTGTCCGGGGCTGAAGGACGGGCCCTGTGACCGTCCTGTTCACCTGGGGCAGTCTGAGGAGCCCCGCTGCCCCCTGCACCTGTCCCTGCCGCCCCCGCTGTACCAGCCCGAGCAGGGGCCCCTGGTGCCCCCGGAGCTGGGCCCGGCCCCCAGCGAGATGTACCTGAGCGCCGCGGAGCTGCAGCCCACCGAGAACCTGCCCCTGGAGTTCAGCGATGTACGTACCGCCCCCGTGCCCCTGTACCGCCCCCTGTACCGCCCCCTTGCCCCTGTACTGCCCCCCTGTACCGCCCCCGTGCCCCTGTACCGCCCCCTTGCCCCTGTACCGCCCCCTGTACCGCCCCCTTGCCCCTGTACCGCCCCCTTGCCCCTGTACCGCCCCCGTGCCCCTGTACCGCCCCCGTGCCCCTGTACCGCCCCAGTGCCCCTGTACCGCCCCCGTGCCCCTGTACAGCCCCCGTGCCCCTGTACAGCCCCCGTGCCCCTGTACAGCCCCCGTGCCCCTGTACAGCCCCCGTGCCCCTGTCCTCCCCCCCTGTACCGCCCCCTGTACCGCCCCCTGGTCCGCCCCTGTACCGCCCCCGTGCCCCTGTACTGCCCCCCTGTACCGCCCCCTTGCCCCCGTGCCCCTGTACTGCCCCCCTGTACCGCCCCCTTGCCCCTGTACTGCCCCCGTGCTCCTGTACCACCCCCTTGCCCCTGTACCGCCCCCCTGTACCGCCCCCCTGTACCGCCCCCCTGTACCGCCCCCCTGTACCGCCCCCCTGTACCGCCCCCCTGTACCACCCCCTTGCCCCTGTACCGCCCCCCTGTACCGCCCCCCTGTACCGCCCCCCTGTACCGCCCCCCTGTACCACCCCCTTGCCCCTGTACTGCCCCCTGTACCGCCCCCCTGTACCGCCCCCCTGTACCGCCCCCCTGTACCGCCCCCCTGTACCGCCCCCTGTACCGCCCCCCAGTACCGCCCCCCTGTACCGCCCCCCAGTACCGCCCCCCTGTACCGCCCCCTGTACCGCCCCCTCTGGTGTGTGCTACTCGGCGTGAGGCTCACTCTCTCCCCGGGCGCAGGACCTGGACGTGGTTGGGGACGGCCTGCAGTGCCCCCCCTCGCCGCTGCTGTTCGACACGGCGCTGGCGCTGGAGGACCAGAGCATCCGCGAGATCGCCGAGGGCCCCATGGACCTCCTGACGGGCGCGGGGCCGGCCGAGCTGGAGCTCAATGAGCGAGGGCCCGCCCCCGCGGGGGAGGACCAGGTGCGCCCCAGCCACGCCCCCTCCTGCAGCGGCCGCCCGTGCGGTGTTTTTCTGCACTTGCTTAACTTGCTTTTTCTGTGATTTGTAATTTGCAGTTGTGTTCAGCAAGTTTTCACTATGCTGCCTGCACtctgactattttacaccttacaggccacacagtactacaggagagtcagTGACCACTTCACTATTGTCACCGGATCTCGTGTACCTCTGTGTGGCCTTGTAGGGTGTAAAACGCCCCTGTGCAtttcactgacacacaaaagGCGATTATCTGTTTCTCCTTTGGTTCGGGCTCTAATGCATTCCCGGATTAGCGTTTCAGTGAAGACCCTGCTGTTTCTGCCAGTTTTATTCTTGTTGATGGTGAGGTGAACATCCTGATGGTTTTTATGCTGCTCAGGGGCCCCACCACAAGGGTCAGATTGCCTTTATTGGTTTGTCCGGTTAGGGAAGGCCCCACGGTCTCACCCGACTGACCGCTTGCTGCCCTTAGGTTGCCGTGGAGACCACCCCAGAGGGAGGGGCCGCAGACGACACCTCGGCAAACGACTTCGCCATGACGACCAACGCCACGTGAGAGAAGGCGCTCGCACGACCCAGCGACGTCGGCGGAAGGGCCCTAGGGGCCACTGTTTCAGGGTCAAACTAACGAGTATATAATATAAAACCCTTAAAGCAGGGCCGAGTGGCGGCCCTCTCCCACATCGCCCTGCTGAGGAGGCCAGAAGCGGCTGCCACACCGCGCTCTTGCTCGCGGTCGCTTTCCAGCACTGAGTTCCTGTCCGGTTTCGAGGGTGGCTTTGCAGAGGGGTTAAGCTGTGTGTAGCTCCCAGAGCCCAGGTTTGCCATTTGCCAGGGTCACTAGCTGCATTCGAAACTGTTCATCAGCCTCCTGTTTGTAACTGTTCATtagaataataaacaaaaacttAATGAccatggttttgtgtttttgtttttattgaacaGGCTTAATTTATGTACAAATGTGGACGGTTGTATATTCATTGTCGGTTTAATTTTATTCAGGGTACAAAATGCATGTTGCGAGTTGCCCTTCGTGCAGGGATACTCCTGGTCCTGggagctgcagtgtctgctggtatttgctCCAGCCATGCACTACACCCCCTGATTTCACTAGTTATTGTACCTGCTGCCAGTACTGGTTCAGACAGTAAGCTCATACGCTGCGGCccccaggacctggagttgattAGCCAGGGCTCCGGGAGGGAGACGGGGAAACTTGGTCGGTGGTGGTACAGCAGAGTCAGTTCAGAAACCGTAAATCCTGGTTGGATGAACCATAGCCACCTTCCTAAAATGTTAGCCATTTGCTCCCCTTGACCACCCTGCCTTTCCATTTTACTGACAAGTAAAAAGTGTTGCTCATTGCGTTCGTTCAGCTGTTGGAAAACGGCGGGGAGCGGTGTGTTTACATGATCGCAGAGCACATATACGCACAGGCTGGGTGGCGAGCTTCACTACAGTCACCAGAGACGCTAGATGGCGTAAATGCTGGTGTAACCCGAGGAAGCCAGCCCTGAGTTTTAATCCGACGGTGTGTATGCATTACTGACCTACCCACATACCTGCCTGCTCCAATTTCGCTACACACGTTTTCTCATTTGCCTTATGCAAATAGTTGCACCCGTTATAGGGCTTTCTTTGTTCAGCTGTAGACTGCGGTATATTTCGAAGATAAAAACCGGTCTGAATTTAACCGCATGCCGCATTTTGGGATGCagatttatgatttatttgacattactttggagattaaaatgttttggagCCATCCCCATTTTGTGATGAAAAAATGGAGATCTTAGTGTAGTAGGCCTACAAGTAGAGTATCTTGGTTCAGTTAATTTCCCAGCCATTACAAGCCCCTTTCATCACGTCGGACGCGAATTTTCCTTTGGCAAATTGCCGTTTTCATTACTTAAGAGTGCTATTTGACCCAGCAGTCTCAAAACTAAACACTATTCTATAGAGCACGTTTTATGCAAAACGCACTCCGTAGCAACGTGAATATGCGGTAGGAATTTTGAATTGAGAGGAGTAACCCTCTGTTAAGTTGTTTCCACGCCGACATTCCAATGTCAAAAGTGTACAAAGCGCCAATCTAATTCACCGTTTAACGGGTGTATCGTATTTAACTTGGAAGGCTTTAGAAACGGTCTGTGGGTTTGCCAGCGAACTTTAAAGAAAAACCGAAGGGTCAAGCTGGAATCAACTTGTCCAGCCGATGATTCTATGGGCGTAAATGTTGTAGAGGGAACTGGACTTGTATCCCAAAAGATTGCAGACTCGATTCCCATGTAGGAGTTGGACACTGCTGATATACCCTTGGGCATGGTGCTAAACTACTGCTtcagtagcctatagcctattaTGCAGCTGTACAAATGGATACATTTACACTCCCAGTAATTACGCTGCAGGTGGATTAAGAAGACAATTGGGCGAACAATGCATCTGGAATAAAAAGACTCGTATGCACAAAGGCACAAAGTTAAGCAGCTATTTTTGATCTaggaaaatgtgtcatttgcggtaagatatattttattataaacacTATTTATGTATGAAAAAGACAGTTAAATCGGTTAACTGTCACAGAGCTGCGTGTCTCCAAGGAACCGAGACAGCCGCGACTGGCCGCGCCTTGCGAACCGCTTGTTTAGCAGGGGGGAGATGCACGAGTCGTTTCCATTTCAGACTAAACGGACAGAATGGTGTTTCCAAAAAATGCAACGTGGACCACACGGGGATTGGTCCGTCTCCCGAATATTTGGGCGGTGAATGCGATTTCAAGCAATGACATCACTTTTCTTGTCGAGCGCCGATTCTTGTAATAACCTTCTGGACAAGAGGGGAGGGGCAGGCTGGGGACgccacaggagggggggggcttgctgactgaggagagaggaaataCGGTGTGGTGAACTAAAACATAGCCTTAGAATTGGGGTTATCGCTGCATTTCTGCCACGTTTATCGTGGGTGGCTTCTCCTACGGCAGATTGCGACAGATGAGGTTAGTTTATTTTATGCTTTTGAATTCCGTGCTTTTGAACTGAATTGCATGTGGGGTAGAGAGATGATGTGCACAGGTAACTGGCCGGCAAACATAAAGCGCTGCACAAATGCGTCTAGAGGTACCAACCAAGCAGACTGTTCTAGTTAACCATATCATTTACTCGATAATTATTTCAGTTAAACcgcgtgtgtgtggttgtataaTCAGACTAATTAACACAATCTGGTATACGATACAGCGATGTCTCATGCATTTTGCGCTAAGTTGCTTATCGGTTTTGTTCTGAAGATGCTGCTGCCAGGTAGCCTCAAGATTGTTAAAAGACAAGGGCAAGGTTATCTGCTCGTTAACGTTAGATACAGTGGTTTGAtcgtattattattcatttaataatttaaataaaataataataatgataataattgtgagtgttagtagtagtagtagtagtagtatttgtatttgttgcaGCGCTGATTGCACAGTGAGTCGGCATTTCTTGAGCATAATGTATTTAGTAAATCTGATAACACTAGTACCAACATTAGtattctgcatttttttttttttttttttttttttttttttctgagctacatctaggtgtaaacaaaggccatttggagactccaaaaggacatttGGTAACCAAATGATTTTAGGGGTTTGTATAAGTGTAAAATACTATATGGTGTACACTATATACTTATGGATGAAGTGCGCTGAAAcaatctccctctccccttgcCTCTGGTAGCGGCAGGACTGTAGAAAATAGCTTCATTGGCTCTCAAGTTTACTGATGCATTGATtaaggtccattgattgaataCCCCAATCCCATGAACATGTGAAATGTATCCCCCATGccacatttattattcaaaatcgGGCCTTctgcttattttcattttattttgagaatgtatatAGATCCTCACCCTATTAGGTCTGAAGTCTCAAGAGCTTTTTTGCCGGTGTGTAACGTTCTCAGCATGCAGAATAAGGAACATTGTCGCAAGAACACTGGCATCAGTTtaaacactttcacacactaGCTTATGTGACCACATTGATAAAAAGTGTTATGAATGCAATAAACCCACACCGGCCTGCACTCGGGtcacttaaggggttaaatgtgTGGCCTGGTGATTTAACGTGgcggaaacattacattacattacaatgtaggtatttggcagacactcttatccagagcgatgtagaacaaagtgcatacccataaccagggacaagctGAAAGACTTGAAAGGGAagtatgtgaatgggtgaatgaggttCTTTGGACAAAACAGAACGCAAACACGACACTAATAATATTAAAACCAGTATACACTTATGCAGGAACGCCACTACACAGCTTGCATAGCCTAACAAATGTAGCAATAAAACCATCGAAGTGAACACAACCAACCAATACATTTGTCTCCATGTATCTAACTTGAAATCGTATCGTCAAATACAGACCGGTTATGATGCCTACTTGTAAGCTGGATTTTAATACTGGACTTGGTGCATCCCCGAATTGAATAGAAATTTTGTGGTTCATGGTAACTCAGTTGAGAGATCAAATGCAGGAGTTGGACATTGGAATTACAAGCTTGAGGTTCATTGTTAAGTTGTGAGTCATTGAACAGTGAATGGAGTTCCCATCCCAAACACTGGTGCAATTTGAGCTGTAGGTTTTAGCTGCAGTAGCGTGGATAAAAATGGGCCATTATAATAATTGCGAGCTTACCTACGCTGCAATGGCTGTACGATTTTTGTTTGTCCTTACCATACCTACCTGAGAACTGGCAGGAAAAAAAgttcaatttaatttcatgCAGTAACATGTTGCagtgtttttttcaaaatgtttattttatttttattgaatgtcccctTTTAGTGTAGGTTTCAACTTACAATGTATGGTTCTTGAGATGAAGTGCAGATGCTCATGTCCCCTACAGGGGACAAAAACAAACGACAAGGTTttaggagaagagaagagaataGAATTTCAAAACTTGGCTTGACCCTTCCCCCATGGAATGGCACCAAATAGCCAAGAGAACAAATcggttaaaaataaatgcatgaccTTTAATACAATACAGTATTCTGTAACATTGCTGACAAAAAGCTCAACCTGCCAAACGTGTTTGGACAATAGGCTAGCTGTTGTACAGGCAGGGAGCTATAGCCTTTCCCCCCAGTAGCCTGGAGGGTTCAGGGGATTCTCCCACTATTCCAATTTCCTGTCTAGCCGTGGAGTCTGTGACAACGGCCTCCCGAGAAACCACAGgagaaatgaaactgaaacaaaTGGAGAAAAGGGTTGGTATGGTGATGCTACCGGAGGTGCAGGGTGAAAGTCAAAGACCAGGCgtagttgtgtttgtgtcttgaaTGAGAAACGGCTGCGAGTGAAAATGTCTCCCCCAGATGGGTGAAAGGCACGATTTACACGTTTTTGTCCATTTCCTCCAGTCCCTTAGTTTGTTGATCCTGCCCACTGGTTTGCTCACTCACATCATCATGGACAGATAATGGGGTGGTATTGCTCAGTCACATTTTTGGGGATGGAAGGGAAACTCTGCAGCAGGAGTCATAGCCAGTCACAGAGGCAGACTGCCAGCATCCCCATTGGCTACGGGAACCGCTTGCGCGCTCCGGGATGAGAGTAGTCCAGCGAAACTGTCCCTCACCTGGTCGGTGGTATGACCAGTcggccattttgcgcca
Above is a genomic segment from Conger conger chromosome 10, fConCon1.1, whole genome shotgun sequence containing:
- the kansl2 gene encoding KAT8 regulatory NSL complex subunit 2 isoform X1, with protein sequence MPTTVVLHQSQRDPSGKGTGETEQNCKAKEGLTEMNRIRIHVLPSSRGRVAPPARPQETQACSFSQRPCSQPRLEGLEFCIKHVLEDKSAPYRQCSYVSNKNGKRCPSAAPKPEKKDGVTFCTEHARRNALSFQAQMRKVSSGPSPEVLLSQLSGAPGSDGGRSEASRMLDEDSWSEEEQDSVLLDQTWKGDPDSEADSIDSDHEDPLKHAGVYTAEEVALITREKLIRLQSLYIDQFKRLQHLLKEKKRRYLHSRKVEHDTIGSSLLTGPEGVSMKERENLRKLKALRRYRRRYGVEALLHRQLRQRRLATTEGATLQAHSARSSQKCISFVEGLRCSNQSLPMTRHCVSHIYQDSGQVLFKMCPGLKDGPCDRPVHLGQSEEPRCPLHLSLPPPLYQPEQGPLVPPELGPAPSEMYLSAAELQPTENLPLEFSDDLDVVGDGLQCPPSPLLFDTALALEDQSIREIAEGPMDLLTGAGPAELELNERGPAPAGEDQVAVETTPEGGAADDTSANDFAMTTNAT
- the kansl2 gene encoding KAT8 regulatory NSL complex subunit 2 isoform X2, producing the protein MNRIRIHVLPSSRGRVAPPARPQETQACSFSQRPCSQPRLEGLEFCIKHVLEDKSAPYRQCSYVSNKNGKRCPSAAPKPEKKDGVTFCTEHARRNALSFQAQMRKVSSGPSPEVLLSQLSGAPGSDGGRSEASRMLDEDSWSEEEQDSVLLDQTWKGDPDSEADSIDSDHEDPLKHAGVYTAEEVALITREKLIRLQSLYIDQFKRLQHLLKEKKRRYLHSRKVEHDTIGSSLLTGPEGVSMKERENLRKLKALRRYRRRYGVEALLHRQLRQRRLATTEGATLQAHSARSSQKCISFVEGLRCSNQSLPMTRHCVSHIYQDSGQVLFKMCPGLKDGPCDRPVHLGQSEEPRCPLHLSLPPPLYQPEQGPLVPPELGPAPSEMYLSAAELQPTENLPLEFSDDLDVVGDGLQCPPSPLLFDTALALEDQSIREIAEGPMDLLTGAGPAELELNERGPAPAGEDQVAVETTPEGGAADDTSANDFAMTTNAT
- the kansl2 gene encoding KAT8 regulatory NSL complex subunit 2 isoform X3; protein product: MPTTVVLHQSQRDPSGKGTGETEQNCKAKEGLTEMNRIRIHVLPSSRGRVAPPARPQETQACSFSQRPCSQPRLEGLEFCIKHVLEDKSAPYRQCSYVSNKNGKRCPSAAPKPEKKDGVTFCTEHARRNALSFQAQMRKVSSGPSPEVLLSQLSGAPGSDGGRSEASRMLDEDSWSEEEQDSVLLDQTWKGDPDSEADSIDSDHEDPLKHAGVYTAEEVALITREKLIRLQSLYIDQFKRLQHLLKEKKRRYLHSRKVEHDTIGSSLLTGPEGVSMKERENLRKLKALRRYRRRYGVEALLHRQLRQRRLATTEGATLQAHSARSSQKCISFVEGLRCSNQSLPMTRHCVSHIYQDSGQVLFKMCPGLKDGPCDRPVHLGQSEEPRCPLHLSLPPPLYQPEQGPLVPPELGPAPSEMYLSAAELQPTENLPLEFSDVAVETTPEGGAADDTSANDFAMTTNAT